The DNA region CCGGCCGCGCGGTGCTCTTCGCGCAGCGCCGCGGCCGCGTGCTGCAGGACCTGGGCGGGCCGCTTCCCCCGGTGCGGGTGCTGGGCTTCAACACCGAGGGCGAGCACGGGGTGGCGACGCTCAGCCTTCCGCCCGTTCCCTACACCCTGTGGGAGATCGAGGCCTACCGCACCATCCTGGGCCTGCTGCGACGGGCGGTGGAGCGGCAGGATGCTGCGCTGATGGGGCGGGTGGCCACGGCCAGCACCCTGATCATGCAGCGGCACCGCCCCAAGCGGCAGATGCCCGAGCTGCTCCACCTGGCCTCGGAAGCAGGGGCGCTGGGGGTGCAGGTGGCGCACAGCGGCACCGTGGCCGGCTTTCTCTTTGCCCCCGGCCCCGCGGCCGACGCCGGGATCGAGCGCGCGCGGAACGGCCTGGACCGGCTGGGGGTGCCCGCAAGCTGGGAGTTCTCCATCGACCCCGCCCCGCACCCGGCGGACCCCTCGTGAGCGGCCCCGTGATCCACGCCAGCTTCGTGGACGCCATCGCGCTCCCCCGCGTCGTCTGGCTGCGCCCCAACCTGATCGGGCTGGCCTTTCCGCTGATGAAGCTGCTGCCGGCGCGCTTCATCGTCCGCAAGGCGCTGGAGGAGGGCGAGCTGCGGCCGGGCGGCCTGATCGCCGAGACCACTTCCGGCACCTTCGGGCTGGCGCTGGCGATGGTGGCGCGGCTCGGCGGCCACCCCCTGACGCTGGTGAGCGACCCGGCCATCGACGCCCCGCTCAAGCGGCGGCTGGAAGACCTGGGCGCCACGGTGCACATCGTCCGCGAGCCCGGGCCCACGGGCGGCTTCCAGCAGGCGCGGCTCGCCATCCTGGAACAGGTGCTGGCCGAGAACCCGGGAAGCTTCTGTCCCCGCCAGTACAGCAACCCGCACAACCCGGGGAGCTACGCCCCCTGCGCCGAGCAGCTGGCCCACGCGGCCGGGGCGGTCGACTGCCTGATCGGCACCGTGGGGTCGGGCGGAAGCGTGTGCGGGATCTCGTCACACCTGCGGCGGATCTCTCCCGACCTCGAGGTGATCGGCGTCGACGCGCACGGCAGCGTGCTCTTCGGCCAGTCCGACGCCGGGAGCGGCCGGCTGCTGCGCGGCCTGGGCAACTCGCTGATGCCCCCCAACGTGGACCACACGGCGTTCGACCTGGTGCACTGGGTGGGCGCGGCCGAGGCCTTCCTGGCCACCCGCCGGCTGCACAGCGACCACGCGCTGTACGTGGGCCCCACCAGCGGGGCGGCGTACCTGGTGGCCGACGCGTGGGCGCGCGAGAACCCCGACCGGCTGGGCGCGGTGATCTTTCCCGACGAGGGTCACCGCTACCAGGACACCGTCTACGACAACGCCTGGCTGGAGGCGCAGGGCGCGCGCCTCGACGTCCTTCCGCGCGAGCCGGTGGAGTGGGAGCATCCCCACGACGGCAACGAGCCGTGGGCGTTCTTCCGCTGGGGGCGCCGCTCGTACGACGCGGTGATGGCGCGGCCCGGCGCCGGGCCCAGGCTGGTGCCGGCGTGAGCGCGGAAAAGGCGCTGCTCTTCGTCGAAAGCAACACCAGCGGAACGGGGCGGCTCTTCGCGC from Longimicrobium sp. includes:
- a CDS encoding cysteine synthase family protein, coding for MIHASFVDAIALPRVVWLRPNLIGLAFPLMKLLPARFIVRKALEEGELRPGGLIAETTSGTFGLALAMVARLGGHPLTLVSDPAIDAPLKRRLEDLGATVHIVREPGPTGGFQQARLAILEQVLAENPGSFCPRQYSNPHNPGSYAPCAEQLAHAAGAVDCLIGTVGSGGSVCGISSHLRRISPDLEVIGVDAHGSVLFGQSDAGSGRLLRGLGNSLMPPNVDHTAFDLVHWVGAAEAFLATRRLHSDHALYVGPTSGAAYLVADAWARENPDRLGAVIFPDEGHRYQDTVYDNAWLEAQGARLDVLPREPVEWEHPHDGNEPWAFFRWGRRSYDAVMARPGAGPRLVPA